The Clostridia bacterium sequence AGAACATCGGCGGCGGCATCCCGAACGGCAAGAAGTTCAAGGCCGCGCAGACCGGCGGTCCCTCCGGCGGCTGCATCCCGGCTGAGAAGATGGACGTGCCGATCGACTACGACAACCTGACCGCCATCGGCGCGATGATGGGCTCCGGCGGACTTATCGTCATGGACGAGGACAACTGCATGGTCGACATCGCCAAGTTCTTCCTCGGCTTCACCGTCGACGAGTCCTGCGGCAAGTGCACGCCCTGCCGCGTCGGCACCCGCCGTATGCTCGAGATCCTCGAGAAGATCACCGACGGCAGAGGCGAAATGTCCGACCTCGATGAGCTCGAGAAGCTCGCGGAGTACATCAAGGCCAACTCCCTCTGCGGACTCGGCCAGACCGCTCCGAACCCCGTTCTCTCCACCATTCGCAATTTCCGCGACGAATACGTCGCCCACATCGTCGCCAAGAAGTGCCCGGCGGGCGTCTGCAAGAACCTGCTGAAGTACGTCATCGACCCGGCGAAGTGCAAGAGCTGCGGAATGTGCAAGCGCAACTGCCCGGCTGACGCCATCAGCGGCGAAAAGGGAGTTCCGTACTCCATCGATCCCGCCAAGTGCGTCAAGTGCGGCGCCTGCATGAGCACCTGCAAGTTCGGCGCGATCTCGAAGCAGTAAGCGGAAAGGAGAACAGAATGGATACTTTGAACATTAAAATCAACGGAAGAGACTATACCGTTCCCACCGGCCTTTCGGTACTTGAAGCGTGCCGCTACGCCGGCGTGGAGATCCCCACCCTCTGCTACCTGAAGGACATCAACGAGATCGGCGCCTGCCGCCTCTGCCTTACCGAAGTCAAGGGCGCGCGCGGAATGGTCGCCGCCTGCGTTTATCCCGTCGACAGAGACGGCATGGAGATAATCACCAACAGCGCGAAAATCCAGGAAGCGAGAAAGACCAACCTCAAGCTCCTGCTCTCGAACCAC is a genomic window containing:
- a CDS encoding 4Fe-4S binding protein, giving the protein NIGGGIPNGKKFKAAQTGGPSGGCIPAEKMDVPIDYDNLTAIGAMMGSGGLIVMDEDNCMVDIAKFFLGFTVDESCGKCTPCRVGTRRMLEILEKITDGRGEMSDLDELEKLAEYIKANSLCGLGQTAPNPVLSTIRNFRDEYVAHIVAKKCPAGVCKNLLKYVIDPAKCKSCGMCKRNCPADAISGEKGVPYSIDPAKCVKCGACMSTCKFGAISKQ